The following coding sequences lie in one Spea bombifrons isolate aSpeBom1 chromosome 5, aSpeBom1.2.pri, whole genome shotgun sequence genomic window:
- the STEAP2 gene encoding metalloreductase STEAP2: MESITMMGSPKSVNESFLPNGTTSLKEDKATIGILGSGDFAKSLTIRLIRCGYHVVVGSREPKCAADFFPHVVDVTHHEDAIMKSNIIFVAIHREHYSSLYDLKHLLTGKILVDVSNNMRVDQYPESNAEYLASLFPDCYVVKGFNVVSAWALQLGPKDASSQVYICSNTVQARNRIMELARQMSFIPIDMGTLSSSREIENLPLRLFTPWKGPVVLAVSLATFFFVYSFVRDIIHPYFKNQQSDFYKIPIEIVNKTLPIVAITLLSLVYLAGLLAAAYQLYYGTKYRHFPPWLENWLQCRKQLGLLSFFFAAVHVVYSMCLPMRRSERYLFLNMAYQQVHANIENSWNEEEVWRIEMYISFGIMSLGLLSLLAVTSIPSVNNALNWREFSFIQSTLGYVALLISTFHILLYGWKRAFEEEYYRFYTPPNFVLALVLPTIVILGKIILLCPCVSRRLRRIKKGWENSHFKEKTSRSAAHVSPERVTVM; encoded by the exons ATGGAGTCCATCACAATGATGGGAAGTCCAAAGAGCGTGAATGAATCTTTTCTACCGAATGGGACAACCAGTTTGAAAGAAGATAAGGCCACCATTGGTATATTGGGGAGCGGAGACTTTGCAAAATCGTTGACCATTAGACTTATCAGATGCGGCTATCACGTGGTCGTAGGAAGCCGCGAACCAAAATGTGCAGCTGACTTCTTCCCGCACGTCGTTGATGTGACTCATCATGAAGATGCCATCATGAAATCAAACATCATATTTGTAGCAATACACAGAGAGCACTATTCCTCCTTATATGACTTAAAACATTTGCTCACTGGAAAGATTCTAGTGGATGTCAGCAATAACATGCGAGTGGACCAGTATCCAGAGTCCAACGCCGAGTACCTTGCTTCACTGTTTCCTGACTGCTATGTCGTGAAGGGATTTAATGTGGTATCCGCCTGGGCACTGCAGTTAGGACCAAAAGATGCCAGTAGTCAA GTTTATATTTGCAGCAATACCGTCCAGGCTCGTAATCGGATTATGGAACTTGCTCGTCAGATGAGCTTCATTCCAATTGATATGGGAACATTGTCTTCATCGAGAGAGATAGAAAACTTACCATTGCGCCTTTTTACGCCTTGGAAAGGTCCCGTCGTGCTTGCAGTGAGCCTGGCTACTTTCTTCTTTGTGTATTCCTTTGTAAGAGATATCATTCACCCCTACTTCAAAAACCAGCAGAGTGACTTCTACAAGATTCCCATTGAAATTGTGAACAAGACTTTACCAATAGTGGCAATTACCCTCCTCTCTCTCGTATACTTGGCAGGCCTTCTGGCAGCCGCCTATCAGCTATATTATGGCACAAAGTACAGGCACTTTCCTCCATGGCTGGAGAACTGGTTACAATGTCGGAAACAGCTGGGCTTGCTGAGTTTCTTTTTTGCCGCTGTGCATGTTGTGTACAGCATGTGTTTGCCAATGAGACGCTCGGAGCGTTACTTATTTCTCAATATGGCCTATCAACAG GTTCATGCCAATATCGAGAATTCTTGGAACGAGGAAGAAGTATGGAGAATCGAAATGTACATCTCCTTTGGAATAATGAGTCTTGGCTTGCTGTCCTTACTGGCAGTGACTTCAATCCCATCGGTCAACAATGCTTTAAACTGGAGAGAATTCAGTTTCATTCAG TCCACCCTTGGATATGTTGCTTTGCTCATAAGCACCTTCCACATTTTACTTTACGGATGGAAACGAGCTTTCGAAGAAGAATATTACCGTTTCTACACTCCTCCAAACTTCGTTTTGGCTTTGGTCCTTCCAACGATTGTGATTCTGGGTAAAATCATTTTGCTTTGCCCTTGTGTCAGCAGAAGGcttagaagaataaaaaaaggatgGGAGAACAGTCACTTCAAGGAGAAAACAAGCAGATCGGCAGCTCACGTTTCACCTGAAAGGGTCACAGTTATGTAA